CCACAGCACGGgaaggtccatctcaagcaagggtaccctccacaggcaccagtcttccaCCACAACTGGTGCACGGTCTGCCAGAAGAAAGCACTCGATTTCATTCCATCACAAACTTTGCTAGacagatggaaggaaggcaggaaacATCTCGCCGAAATATGGAAGAGAGAGTTCAGAGAATTGGTGATTCAGTAGACCATTTGATgtctgttgtggaagaggtacgAAGCTCCCGTAATGCCACCAATTCGTTATTGGAGCGACTGGTCACAGTCCAAGTCGACATTTCAGCATCTCTGCACTTGAACAACACCTTTCAAGCGCGAATGGCAGTCGCAATGGAGCAGAATGCAACGCTCCATTATCAACTGAATCGATCCATGGCACAGATGCATATGCAACAACAGCAACAGAGAATGCATCTGCAAATGATGACAATGCATCTTATGAATATTAGTGAAGAGCTGAGGGTCCGGCGAGGCCAGGGTAATGGTTCACTCCCTTTACCCGATTGGAATATTTCTGGACTTGTTCCTCCAACACCACAGCCGAGGACGTCATCGGGACTGAACACCCCCGTGGTGGAAGTAAGAAGACCTGAGTCAGCAAGGAGAAGATTGTTTGTGGAAGAGCCAGAAGAGGAAATCATCAACCCCTTGTCAGAAGAGGAAGAAGGGTAAGAGTGAGCCTCATTACCCGAAAACATATATATGTCATAGATAACATCAACCCCTTTAAATCATACATCGTTACttgaaaggttttttttctgtctttatctatctctctatctataggtTCTATGcatgtaaatgtaatgtattggcacatatatatatatatatatatgatccatataaattgtttatttctAAAAAAGGTTTTTCAACTTTTTTCATTAGACCCCAGGAGACTGTAAAATTTGAAGACCGTTTGGAACCACAGCAGGAAAGAACACCAGAATTATTTACTCGgtgagtttgtttcagtttaGTATGTTTTCCTGTTGTTATTTCACCTGTTTTTTTCCCGTTATGGAAGGGGTATGATGTGACCAATGGCCGATGATATATACATGATTTATATAGAAGTCCATACTGATCCTTCCttgttttaaaagtaataattggtttttttaaaaaacaaatacaggtTTCACATgcacttttcccttttttttagaATGCGACCGACTATCAAGTTTATACAAATTTCAAGAACATGGAAAACATGAAGACATCCCTAAAGATTGAAGGtaagaatgtttttttaaaattgactTCTACATACATTGTAATGCCAGTAACAGATGGCAATTTATAGGATAGGTTGTCTCCTTATGAACTTTACCACAATCAATTTTGAGGAAGTTCTATGtcaatatgattttattttagtttaggtGGCTTTATATCAACACCAAAACCTCAATCACCCACAATGCTTGTTTAGAAAAACCTGTgtagctctgtatactgtgtgattatgagGTCATTACCCAGTTCTGCTGACGAACAAAACGAAGATGACTACTGACTACAGACCACTCCTCCAGAAACACCCCCttctgcccccctgcccaaacaCCGCCCTCCTCACCTCCTACTTCCCCCTCTTCACCTATACAATAGCCCCCTGAAACATCCACAGCCCCGTCCATCTGGCCCACTGCATTTCCTGAATCCTCCGCATACTGGTACATGTTGGCGTTTTCGCAAGCACCTTCccagacctcctcctctacctccaACTGTCCCCATGTGTCCCCATCCTCCCCTGTATCCCGTCCCcctaaaactaaaattaaatctTTTCTTCCTCCTCGTCCACTTCACCGACTTCCCCGAAACCACCACCCCCTGCTCCTTGCCCTCAGCCTCGAATCCCCTCACTCTTTCCCTGGAACTTCCATCACCCTCCCCCTGTAGATATAGCCCCCTGTACATATAGCCCCCTGACACGGTCACGGTTAGTTTAAAAAAAgtagctctgtatactgtgtgattatgagGACATCAGCAgtagctctgtatactgtgtgattataatatcATTACCCAGTTCTGCTGATAAACAAAACGAAAGACGACTGACTACATCTCACTCATAAAGAAACGCTCCCCTCCTGCCCCCTGCCCAAACCCCACCCTcctgcccccctgcccaaaccccGCCCTCCTCACctcctgctcccccctcttcccctataCAATAGCCGCCTGAAATTCCCACAGCC
The Mixophyes fleayi isolate aMixFle1 chromosome 1, aMixFle1.hap1, whole genome shotgun sequence DNA segment above includes these coding regions:
- the LOC142126273 gene encoding uncharacterized protein LOC142126273, with amino-acid sequence MLQEAFPNLQVPSTAREGPSQARVPSTGTSLPPQLVHGLPEESTRFHSITNFARQMEGRQETSRRNMEERVQRIGDSVDHLMSVVEEVRSSRNATNSLLERLVTVQVDISASLHLNNTFQARMAVAMEQNATLHYQLNRSMAQMHMQQQQQRMHLQMMTMHLMNISEELRVRRGQGNGSLPLPDWNISGLVPPTPQPRTSSGLNTPVVEVRRPESARRRLFVEEPEEEIINPLSEEEEGPQETVKFEDRLEPQQERTPELFTRMRPTIKFIQISRTWKT